The following are from one region of the Salvia hispanica cultivar TCC Black 2014 chromosome 1, UniMelb_Shisp_WGS_1.0, whole genome shotgun sequence genome:
- the LOC125223592 gene encoding uncharacterized protein LOC125223592: MDPMSNETKVLSIRINCCDKCRNGVPKKIRKMPGVDNVLIDEKGNLVYVFGEIDGTTLLNNVAKLGKPVKLLSAADKQPLNHADENHNKSEPHADESHNESEPRAEKGKKHANCCCGDGRHHRSNRQKKKAEEKEEQKKAEEKDEHKCEDYIPPKISPHVCKDFFCKTHPRGRLITDRVPAENTSNFFGMLPFYGTGGVYQYPMGNEGWYGRQQPPPQSGYGWQQPPPRRNPQHNPFIFQ, encoded by the exons ATGGATCCAATGTCTAATGAG ACCAAAGTTCTATCTATCCGGATCAATTGTTGTGACAAATGCCGCAATGGTGTCCCcaaaaaaattaggaaaatgcCAG GGGTGGACAACGTTCTAAtagatgaaaaaggaaatcttGTATATGTCTTTGGCGAAATCGACGGCACAACGTTGTTGAACAACGTTGCGAAGCTAGGCAAACCGGTCAAGCTTTTATCAGCAGCAGACAAGCAGCCCTTGAACCATGCTGATGAAAACCACAACAAATCCGAACCTCATGCTGATGAAAGCCACAACGAATCCGAACCTCGTGccgaaaagggaaaaaaacaCGCCAACTGCTGCTGTGGAGACGGTCGTCACCACCGCAGCAACAGGCAGAAGAAGAAGGCGGAAGAGAAAGAGGAGCAGAAGAAGGCGGAAGAGAAAGACGAGCACAAATGCGAAGACTACATTCCCCCCAAGATTAGTCCCCATGTGTGTAAAGATTTTTTCTGCAAAACCCATCCACGAGGGCGCCTGATTACTGACCGGGTGCCAGCTGAGAATACGAGCAACTTCTTTGGCATGCTGCCGTTTTATGGCACAGGAGGGGTGTACCAGTATCCGATGGGGAACGAAGGGTGGTATGGACGGCAACAGCCACCACCGCAGTCTGGGTATGGATGGCAACAGCCGCCACCAAGGAGGAATCCACAACATAATCCATTCATTTTTCAGTAG